A region from the Saccharomonospora azurea NA-128 genome encodes:
- a CDS encoding type VII secretion target has translation MSFDVVPEDLVAHASHLDGISDRLDTAVDAARTVSMDDSAYGLLCAFLPPIINPMEDDGVAALEAAVEGVAVLADNIRKAGESYRDADASNERPMTGFERALDSTTIRTA, from the coding sequence ATGTCGTTCGACGTCGTGCCTGAAGACCTCGTCGCGCATGCCAGTCATCTCGACGGAATCAGTGATCGCCTGGACACCGCTGTCGACGCGGCCCGCACGGTCAGCATGGACGACAGCGCCTACGGGCTGCTGTGCGCTTTCCTGCCACCGATCATCAATCCCATGGAGGACGACGGGGTCGCCGCGCTGGAGGCCGCCGTGGAAGGCGTCGCCGTGCTCGCGGACAACATTCGCAAGGCGGGCGAGTCGTATCGCGACGCGGACGCCTCGAACGAACGACCGATGACCGGCTTCGAGCGAGCCCTCGATTCCACGACGATCAGAACCGCCTGA
- a CDS encoding DUF6531 domain-containing protein: protein MSNPLIAEVQDSTEAYSGIPLLESVFDTKQAIESGDWAAGVMGVVGTGLDMLGTVLDPFGSILAAGVGWLLEHVGPLSDALDALTGDPDVISSHAETWQNVGTELASISADLLKAVDEDTTTWTGPAADTYRQRGADTATLLQAAQSAAEGAGSGIATAGEVVAAVRTLVRDIVAELVGRLISWALQVVFTLGIGLTWVVPQVVNAVSKTALKITDLTTKLIEAMGKLGPLLAKLGDKFREASTTLKKIKSGDPGNPRSVEGGNTTPSGFGGTSGERGGSGGGSPRPDHQPRSDSGTTDTTTSGSSTPPPQQSRPGNTTPSSGQDTRNTNVSADDRNCAGDPVDVATGEVIVAQIDLTLPDLPLPALERTHVSSYREGRWFGPSWSSTLDQRLEIRGETVRYFAPDGMILTYPLPSPTASALPEAGPRWPLSRHADGRWTLEKRPARHTLQFAGSGSVLPLRAVEGPDGQRSELTYDEAGAPAVLAHSSGVRMGFRVEGSRVTELAVLGTGGLPDVLVMRYRYDGHGRLTDVVNSSNGPQRFDYDPHGRVTGWQDRNGVWYRYVYDSAGRCVRTVGTDGFLDGVFVYDTERRVTTHTDSLGRTTVYELNEAHQTVRETDPLGNVTAFEWNGYNQLLARTDPLGRVTRYDYDADGLPVSITRPDGSVVSLDHSDDTLTSFTVVENGRTWTGHYTDTAPDPVREPVGVATALDVSAVPTPGPLPGGEEDRDQFGRPRSIPSPGGGRVLLGWTVDGARATRISPHRARAVWQYDGEGNEIAHVDELGHVTRREYGPFDLLTAEVDPAGARTEYRYDTELRLVSVTDPLGRIWSYRYDAAGRLAGQTDFDGRVWTYEHDAAGQVVRATQPDGQVVEYGYDLLDNLVELRTPHGSTRYDYDPVGEVVRVTSADSVVEFERDEDGRVVREVVDGLAVTFAYDAERNTIRRRTPSGVESEWSFDESDRPVTLRTEGHAVRYLRDADGRIVRRDTDGRSVLAQSFGAGEHVEEQTLSTGGIPLQRRAFEYQADGKLAALRDEVAGNLALTRDAAGRIVTDGRDTFRYDPAGNLVAWSSSPGLALDYDALGRRIRCREATPGGERIWEYSWTGELLTGLRTPDGHQWRYRYDPLGRRIAKERLLADGSVAESVRFVWDGTILIEQIHVDEHGITRSTTWERLPTEHTPVTQLERGPGGERFHSVVTDALGTPTALVDEAGALAWVGRRSVWGRVPPSPAAPTSIALRFPGQYADEESGLHYNVFRYYDPVTARYLSQDPLGMEAGPNPTAYVTDPFSECDALGLMKCSNNSSGSKPPSTNSPAQHNANNAGGSANTPAQPGGKRKKSAGNSANPQPAKKPKKQPGPWDRADFNNDTLKDIKTQKKNNPDYSGGNVHARHIVSFQTMRDSLRTWVDDRFPVGHPQRDSMIDEYSAKLDRMNSNIENLPLGPGAPNSSIGGVVNNFDTIEKRIDGRFPSDDFVKDSNGNFVLDSQGNRIPEMEPPMAPSEAFDKSSGYYKNIRDEFGKPIMTAADTITDPAERKEFLNDVRFSADFDWPGGDKQEFKQWKNVHDEIVNIGENPGDYTAQHVDEVIDRFLNLNKPSGAHESWPDWQARPK, encoded by the coding sequence GTGAGCAACCCGCTGATCGCCGAGGTGCAGGATTCGACCGAGGCGTACTCCGGTATCCCGTTGCTGGAGTCGGTGTTCGACACCAAGCAGGCCATCGAGAGCGGCGACTGGGCCGCGGGCGTGATGGGTGTCGTGGGCACCGGCCTGGACATGCTCGGCACGGTGCTGGACCCCTTCGGCTCGATCCTGGCCGCGGGCGTGGGCTGGTTGCTGGAACACGTCGGCCCGCTGTCCGACGCGCTCGACGCGCTGACCGGCGATCCCGACGTGATCAGCTCGCACGCGGAGACGTGGCAGAACGTGGGCACGGAGCTCGCGTCGATCAGCGCGGACCTGCTCAAGGCCGTCGACGAGGACACGACGACGTGGACCGGCCCGGCCGCGGACACCTACCGTCAGCGCGGCGCCGACACCGCGACCTTGCTGCAGGCGGCGCAGTCCGCGGCCGAGGGCGCCGGCAGTGGCATCGCGACCGCCGGTGAAGTGGTGGCGGCGGTGCGGACACTGGTCCGCGACATCGTCGCCGAGCTCGTCGGACGCCTAATCAGCTGGGCCCTCCAGGTGGTGTTCACTCTCGGCATCGGCCTGACCTGGGTCGTCCCTCAGGTCGTCAACGCGGTGTCGAAGACCGCGTTGAAGATCACCGACCTGACGACCAAGCTGATCGAGGCCATGGGGAAGCTCGGGCCGCTCCTGGCGAAGCTCGGCGACAAGTTCCGGGAAGCGTCCACGACACTGAAGAAGATCAAGTCCGGCGACCCCGGCAACCCGCGCTCGGTGGAGGGCGGCAACACCACGCCGAGCGGCTTCGGCGGGACGAGTGGCGAACGCGGCGGTTCCGGAGGTGGAAGCCCCCGGCCCGACCACCAGCCGAGGTCCGATTCCGGGACGACCGACACCACCACGTCCGGATCGTCGACGCCACCGCCACAACAGTCGAGGCCCGGCAACACCACGCCGAGCAGCGGGCAGGACACCAGGAACACCAACGTCTCCGCCGACGACCGCAACTGCGCGGGCGACCCGGTGGACGTCGCCACCGGTGAAGTGATCGTGGCACAGATCGACCTCACGCTGCCCGATCTGCCGCTCCCCGCCCTCGAACGCACCCACGTCTCGTCCTACCGCGAAGGCCGCTGGTTCGGCCCGTCCTGGTCGTCCACACTGGACCAGCGCTTGGAGATCCGCGGCGAGACCGTCCGCTACTTCGCTCCCGACGGCATGATCTTGACCTATCCCCTGCCGTCCCCGACGGCCTCCGCGCTGCCCGAGGCAGGGCCACGGTGGCCGTTGTCCCGCCACGCCGACGGCCGTTGGACGCTCGAGAAGCGTCCGGCACGCCACACCCTGCAGTTCGCGGGATCAGGGTCGGTCCTGCCGCTGCGGGCCGTGGAGGGCCCCGACGGCCAGCGCAGCGAGCTCACCTACGACGAGGCGGGAGCGCCCGCGGTACTGGCCCACTCCAGCGGGGTTCGGATGGGCTTCCGGGTGGAGGGATCCCGGGTGACCGAGCTGGCCGTCCTGGGCACCGGCGGCCTTCCCGACGTCCTCGTGATGCGATACCGTTACGACGGCCACGGCAGGCTGACCGATGTCGTGAACTCCTCGAACGGCCCACAGCGCTTCGACTACGACCCCCACGGTCGGGTCACGGGCTGGCAGGACCGCAACGGCGTCTGGTACCGCTACGTGTACGACTCGGCGGGACGGTGCGTGCGCACCGTGGGTACCGACGGATTCCTCGACGGCGTCTTCGTCTACGACACCGAGCGTCGCGTCACCACGCACACCGACTCCCTCGGCCGCACCACGGTGTACGAGCTCAACGAGGCACACCAGACCGTGCGCGAGACGGACCCTCTGGGCAACGTGACCGCCTTCGAGTGGAACGGCTACAACCAGTTGCTCGCCCGCACCGATCCGCTCGGCCGCGTGACCCGGTACGACTACGACGCCGACGGCCTTCCGGTGTCGATCACCCGCCCGGACGGCAGCGTCGTGTCGCTCGACCACTCCGACGACACGCTGACGTCGTTCACCGTCGTCGAGAACGGGAGGACCTGGACGGGGCACTACACCGACACCGCCCCCGACCCGGTGCGTGAGCCGGTCGGCGTCGCCACCGCGCTCGACGTCTCGGCCGTCCCCACGCCCGGACCGCTCCCGGGTGGCGAGGAGGACCGCGACCAGTTCGGCAGGCCTCGCTCGATCCCGAGCCCCGGAGGTGGACGCGTCCTGCTCGGCTGGACGGTCGACGGGGCGCGCGCGACGCGGATCAGCCCGCACCGAGCGCGCGCGGTGTGGCAGTACGACGGCGAGGGCAACGAGATCGCGCACGTCGACGAACTGGGCCACGTCACCAGGCGCGAGTACGGTCCCTTCGATCTGCTCACCGCCGAGGTCGACCCGGCGGGGGCCCGCACCGAGTACCGATACGACACGGAACTGCGGCTGGTGTCCGTCACCGATCCGCTCGGCAGAATCTGGAGCTACCGCTACGACGCCGCGGGCCGGCTCGCGGGCCAGACCGACTTCGACGGCCGGGTCTGGACCTACGAGCACGACGCGGCAGGTCAGGTGGTCCGAGCCACCCAGCCCGACGGCCAGGTCGTCGAGTACGGCTACGACCTGCTCGACAACCTCGTCGAGCTGCGCACGCCGCACGGCAGCACCCGCTACGACTACGACCCGGTGGGAGAGGTCGTGCGGGTGACGTCCGCGGACTCCGTGGTGGAGTTCGAGCGTGACGAGGACGGTCGCGTCGTTCGCGAGGTGGTCGACGGCCTGGCCGTGACCTTCGCCTACGACGCCGAGCGGAACACCATCCGCCGGCGAACCCCCTCCGGGGTCGAGAGCGAGTGGTCGTTCGACGAGTCGGATCGGCCGGTGACGCTCCGCACCGAGGGCCACGCCGTGCGGTACCTGCGCGACGCCGACGGCCGCATCGTGCGGCGCGACACGGACGGCCGCAGCGTGCTGGCCCAGTCGTTCGGTGCCGGCGAGCACGTCGAGGAGCAGACACTCTCGACGGGCGGAATTCCCTTGCAGCGTCGCGCCTTCGAATACCAGGCCGACGGCAAACTGGCCGCACTCCGGGACGAGGTCGCCGGCAACCTCGCACTGACCCGCGACGCCGCCGGACGCATCGTCACCGACGGCCGCGACACGTTCCGGTACGACCCGGCCGGGAACCTGGTGGCCTGGTCGAGCAGCCCAGGCCTGGCACTCGACTACGACGCCCTGGGCCGCCGGATCCGTTGTCGCGAGGCCACACCCGGTGGCGAGCGCATCTGGGAGTACTCCTGGACCGGGGAGCTGCTCACCGGCCTTCGCACCCCGGACGGCCACCAGTGGCGCTACCGCTACGACCCGCTGGGACGGCGGATCGCCAAGGAACGGCTGCTGGCGGACGGGTCGGTGGCCGAGTCCGTCCGGTTCGTCTGGGACGGCACGATCTTGATCGAGCAGATCCACGTCGACGAGCACGGCATCACCCGGAGCACGACGTGGGAGCGGCTCCCCACCGAGCACACGCCGGTGACGCAGCTCGAACGCGGCCCAGGTGGCGAACGCTTCCACTCCGTCGTGACCGACGCGCTCGGCACGCCGACCGCACTGGTCGACGAAGCCGGTGCGCTCGCGTGGGTCGGGCGGCGGTCCGTGTGGGGCCGGGTCCCGCCCTCCCCCGCCGCGCCGACCTCCATTGCGCTGCGCTTCCCCGGCCAGTACGCCGACGAGGAATCCGGCCTGCACTACAACGTGTTCCGGTACTACGACCCGGTCACCGCGCGCTACCTCAGTCAGGACCCGCTGGGCATGGAGGCCGGGCCGAACCCCACCGCCTACGTCACGGACCCGTTCTCCGAGTGCGACGCGCTGGGGTTGATGAAGTGCTCGAACAACTCGTCCGGCAGCAAACCGCCGTCGACCAACTCGCCTGCCCAACACAACGCGAACAACGCGGGTGGCAGCGCGAACACCCCGGCGCAGCCGGGCGGCAAGCGGAAGAAGAGCGCCGGCAACAGCGCGAATCCCCAGCCGGCCAAGAAGCCGAAGAAGCAACCGGGTCCGTGGGACCGGGCAGATTTCAACAATGACACGTTGAAGGACATCAAGACGCAGAAGAAGAACAACCCCGACTACTCGGGCGGGAACGTCCATGCACGACACATCGTCTCGTTCCAGACGATGCGCGACAGCCTGAGAACCTGGGTGGACGACCGTTTCCCGGTCGGACATCCGCAACGGGACTCCATGATCGACGAGTACTCCGCGAAGCTCGATCGAATGAACAGCAACATCGAGAACCTGCCACTCGGCCCCGGCGCCCCGAACTCGTCCATCGGCGGTGTCGTCAACAATTTCGACACCATCGAGAAACGAATCGACGGCAGGTTCCCCTCGGACGATTTCGTCAAGGACAGCAACGGCAACTTCGTCCTGGACAGCCAGGGAAACAGAATTCCCGAAATGGAGCCGCCGATGGCTCCGAGCGAGGCTTTCGACAAGAGTTCCGGGTACTACAAGAACATCCGTGACGAGTTCGGCAAGCCGATCATGACGGCAGCCGACACGATCACAGACCCCGCCGAGCGGAAGGAGTTCCTCAACGACGTCAGGTTCTCCGCCGACTTCGACTGGCCCGGTGGCGACAAGCAGGAGTTCAAGCAATGGAAGAACGTCCACGACGAGATCGTCAATATCGGCGAGAACCCCGGTGACTACACAGCGCAGCACGTCGACGAGGTCATCGATCGGTTCTTGAACCTGAACAAGCCGAGTGGCGCGCACGAATCATGGCCGGATTGGCAGGCTCGGCCGAAGTAG
- a CDS encoding YbaB/EbfC family nucleoid-associated protein, translating into MTGAGGLGEAMRDPDEAIRRMNDWAAGFARKAERYAAAQERTEQLTLSATSPDGTVRVTVGADGVVSDLAFSAKTRTIPPEELARMVLTTMRQAQAGITERVAEVMDDVLGDEDRQTRAAMLGALSARFDPEDPDDGPPAPPAPTPPPPPAPSSGSPAPTGGPPSPPRPTQSGRPASPRHAGGVDPDEADNNPW; encoded by the coding sequence GTGACGGGTGCCGGTGGACTCGGCGAGGCGATGCGAGATCCGGACGAGGCGATCCGGCGGATGAACGACTGGGCCGCGGGGTTCGCCCGCAAGGCCGAACGCTACGCGGCGGCGCAGGAGCGGACCGAGCAGCTGACGCTGTCGGCCACGAGCCCGGACGGCACGGTGCGGGTGACGGTCGGCGCCGACGGCGTGGTGTCGGATCTGGCGTTCAGCGCCAAGACCCGCACGATCCCGCCCGAGGAGCTGGCGCGCATGGTCCTCACGACCATGCGCCAGGCGCAGGCGGGAATCACCGAGCGGGTCGCCGAGGTGATGGACGACGTCCTCGGCGACGAGGACCGGCAAACGCGCGCCGCCATGCTCGGAGCACTCAGCGCGCGCTTCGACCCCGAGGACCCCGACGACGGCCCGCCCGCACCACCCGCGCCGACGCCCCCTCCTCCCCCGGCGCCGTCCTCCGGCTCCCCGGCCCCCACCGGCGGCCCTCCGAGCCCGCCCAGGCCGACGCAGTCCGGCAGGCCGGCGTCACCGCGGCACGCGGGCGGTGTCGACCCCGACGAGGCCGACAACAACCCCTGGTGA
- a CDS encoding GcvT family protein: MSQLPVEADVVVIGAGIVGNSVSYHLADAGWRRIVLLDKGPLPDPGGSTGHASNFVFPVDHSKEITALTVDSLHQYDKLGVLTTCGGLELARTPERVDELHRRMASARAYGVEAEFVDAARVGELVPFVDTSLVRAGFWTPSGGVVDPVEAGALLRGRANDLGALTVSPNTEVTGIRVEDGRVRAVETDAGVIVTDTVVIACGVWSPRIAELAGARIPLSPAVHQMIDVGPIPELEKTGAQIAYPLVRDMDAMMYERQRGADLEIGSYAHRPILHEPEDIPSIAESALSPTQLPFTAEDFRTQLEDAHALVGTLLDTPQADVRHAINGLLSITPDGAPVLGETPEVRGLWSAAAVWIKEGPGVGRMLAQWMTHGDTEIDLHGADIARFYPHQRTRAAVRARAEEGFNKTYGIVHPREQWESVRPQRVSPFHARETALGAVFFEVGGWERPQWYGANEVLLEEYGDRVPQREHEWDARWWSPIIEAEHLAMRERGAMIDLSAFAQFDIAGPGALDYLQHLVVAQVDRPVGALIYTPVLTPGGGFRSDLTIVRLGPRHFRVITGAADGARDAFWFTRHLPEDGSVVFTDVTSAVCTLGLWGPRARDVLTTVTDDDVSDAALPFGRAKRLTVDTVDVLAVRVSYVGEFGWELHAPFEQGQRLWDVVAAAGGLFGIVPAGIGVYGTTGRLEKGYRLMGAELDSEHDPVEAGLALPKVKTADFVGKDAYLAARETGPAAVLCTLDMGAARDHVDADGVVRYPQGGEPVLTTGGERIVDRRGRPAQVTSAGPAPSLGTYLLMAYLPRDLAVEGTRLLVEYLGQRYPVTVARAGRTPLFDPEDTRLKGGSRAAR, translated from the coding sequence ATGAGTCAGCTTCCCGTCGAGGCCGATGTCGTCGTCATCGGAGCCGGCATCGTGGGCAATTCGGTGAGCTACCACCTCGCGGACGCGGGGTGGCGGCGCATCGTACTGCTCGACAAGGGGCCGTTGCCGGATCCGGGCGGATCGACGGGACACGCGTCGAACTTCGTCTTCCCCGTCGACCATTCGAAGGAGATCACGGCGCTGACGGTCGACTCGCTGCACCAGTACGACAAGCTCGGTGTCCTCACCACGTGCGGCGGGTTGGAGCTCGCGCGGACGCCGGAGCGGGTCGACGAGCTGCACCGGCGCATGGCGTCGGCGCGTGCCTACGGGGTGGAGGCCGAGTTCGTCGACGCGGCGCGGGTGGGGGAGTTGGTGCCGTTCGTCGACACGAGCCTGGTGCGAGCGGGTTTCTGGACGCCTTCGGGCGGGGTGGTCGATCCGGTGGAGGCCGGGGCGTTGTTGCGGGGGCGGGCGAACGACCTCGGTGCGCTCACCGTGTCACCGAACACGGAGGTCACCGGCATCCGAGTCGAGGACGGGCGTGTGCGGGCGGTCGAGACGGATGCCGGTGTGATCGTCACCGACACCGTCGTGATCGCGTGCGGGGTGTGGAGTCCGCGCATCGCGGAGCTGGCGGGGGCGCGCATCCCGTTGTCCCCGGCCGTGCACCAGATGATCGACGTGGGCCCGATCCCGGAGCTGGAGAAGACGGGTGCGCAGATCGCCTACCCGCTGGTGCGGGACATGGACGCGATGATGTACGAGCGGCAGCGGGGCGCGGATCTGGAGATCGGCTCCTACGCTCACCGCCCGATCCTGCACGAGCCCGAGGATATCCCGTCGATCGCGGAGTCGGCCCTGTCGCCCACGCAGCTGCCGTTCACGGCTGAGGACTTCCGGACGCAGCTGGAGGATGCGCACGCGCTGGTCGGGACCCTTCTCGACACACCGCAGGCCGACGTGCGCCATGCCATCAACGGGTTGTTGTCGATCACGCCGGACGGTGCGCCCGTGCTGGGCGAGACGCCGGAGGTGCGGGGACTGTGGTCGGCGGCCGCGGTCTGGATCAAGGAAGGTCCCGGGGTCGGGCGCATGCTCGCGCAGTGGATGACCCACGGCGACACCGAGATCGATCTGCACGGCGCCGACATCGCGCGCTTCTACCCGCACCAGCGCACGCGGGCCGCCGTGCGGGCGCGCGCGGAGGAGGGGTTCAACAAGACCTACGGCATCGTCCACCCGCGAGAGCAGTGGGAGTCGGTGCGGCCGCAGCGCGTGTCCCCGTTCCATGCCCGGGAGACGGCGCTGGGCGCGGTGTTCTTCGAGGTCGGGGGATGGGAACGTCCGCAGTGGTACGGCGCGAACGAGGTGTTGCTGGAGGAGTACGGCGACCGGGTGCCGCAGCGCGAACACGAGTGGGACGCCCGCTGGTGGTCGCCGATCATCGAGGCCGAGCATCTCGCGATGCGCGAGCGCGGCGCGATGATCGACCTGTCGGCGTTCGCGCAGTTCGACATCGCCGGGCCGGGTGCGCTCGACTACCTGCAACACCTCGTCGTCGCCCAGGTCGACCGGCCCGTCGGGGCCCTGATCTACACGCCCGTGCTGACGCCCGGCGGCGGGTTCCGCAGCGACCTCACGATCGTGCGGCTCGGGCCGCGGCACTTCCGCGTGATCACGGGTGCGGCCGACGGGGCGCGGGACGCGTTCTGGTTCACGCGTCATCTGCCGGAGGACGGTTCCGTGGTGTTCACCGACGTCACGTCGGCCGTGTGCACGCTCGGGTTGTGGGGGCCGCGCGCCCGCGACGTGCTCACCACGGTGACCGACGACGACGTGTCGGACGCCGCGTTGCCGTTCGGGCGGGCGAAGCGTCTCACCGTGGACACTGTGGACGTGCTCGCGGTGCGCGTGTCGTACGTCGGTGAGTTCGGCTGGGAGCTCCACGCGCCGTTCGAGCAGGGGCAACGTCTCTGGGACGTCGTGGCGGCGGCGGGCGGCCTCTTCGGCATCGTGCCCGCGGGGATCGGGGTGTACGGCACCACGGGGCGGTTGGAGAAGGGATACCGGTTGATGGGGGCCGAGTTGGACTCCGAGCACGATCCCGTCGAGGCGGGGCTGGCGCTGCCGAAGGTGAAGACCGCCGACTTCGTGGGCAAGGACGCTTATCTGGCGGCGCGGGAGACGGGCCCGGCGGCCGTGCTCTGCACGCTCGACATGGGGGCGGCGCGCGACCACGTGGACGCCGACGGCGTCGTGCGCTATCCGCAAGGCGGCGAGCCGGTGCTCACGACCGGTGGCGAGCGCATCGTCGACCGCCGCGGACGGCCGGCGCAGGTGACGAGCGCCGGACCGGCGCCGTCGTTGGGCACCTACCTGTTGATGGCCTATCTGCCACGGGATCTCGCCGTCGAGGGCACACGACTGCTGGTCGAGTACCTCGGGCAGCGTTACCCGGTCACCGTGGCGCGCGCGGGGCGCACGCCGCTGTTCGATCCCGAGGACACGCGCCTGAAGGGCGGGTCGCGAGCTGCCCGGTGA
- a CDS encoding formate--tetrahydrofolate ligase produces MPTNLEISRGTVRKPLLDVAADMGIGPHLVEPYGNAAAKLSLDAIDELADRPKARYVVVSSLTPTPLGEGKTTTTVGLGQGFAHLGKRAVIAIRQSSMGPTFGIKGGAAGGGYAQVVPMETVNLHLTGDLHAVTGAHNLLAAMVDNHLHKGNALGLDPWSITWRRVLDVNDRDLRQIVTGLGGRQDGIPRQTGFDITAASEVMAILALCSSLRDLRNRLGRIVVGYDSDGEAVTAEQLKAAGAMCVQLREAVKPNLLQSVEQTPVLIHCGPFGNIAHGNSSVVADLVGIRCGDYLVTEAGFGADMGAERFFNIKCRASGLVPDAAVVVATVRAMKVHSGRYRVVAGRPLPDEMVQESPDDVYAGAGNLRRQLANIRAHGVTPVVAVNAFPGDFDSEHRAILDIAAEEGVRAAVSTHAAKGGKGAAELADAVAAACEQPAEFTHLYPTDLPLAEKIDVVARRMYGADGIDLSPLARRQLDTYTRCGFDALPVCIAKTHLSLSDDPSRKGAPTGWRLPVREVRASAGAGFVYPICGDMRTMPGLSSHPAAEHIDIDESGQVVGLA; encoded by the coding sequence ATGCCCACGAACCTGGAGATCTCCCGCGGCACCGTCCGCAAGCCGCTCCTCGACGTGGCGGCCGACATGGGCATCGGGCCCCACCTCGTCGAGCCGTACGGCAACGCCGCCGCGAAGCTGTCGCTGGACGCGATCGACGAACTCGCCGATCGGCCGAAGGCTCGCTATGTCGTCGTGTCGTCGTTGACCCCGACCCCGCTGGGGGAGGGGAAGACGACCACCACGGTGGGATTGGGTCAGGGTTTCGCGCACCTGGGCAAGCGCGCGGTCATCGCCATCCGGCAATCGTCGATGGGCCCGACGTTCGGGATCAAGGGCGGCGCGGCCGGTGGCGGGTACGCGCAGGTGGTGCCGATGGAGACCGTGAACCTGCACCTCACCGGCGACCTGCACGCGGTCACCGGCGCGCACAACCTGCTGGCGGCCATGGTGGACAACCACCTGCACAAGGGCAACGCCCTCGGACTCGATCCGTGGAGCATCACCTGGCGGCGCGTGCTCGACGTCAACGACCGCGATCTGCGGCAGATCGTCACCGGGCTGGGCGGTCGGCAGGACGGGATCCCGCGGCAGACCGGGTTCGACATCACGGCGGCGTCCGAGGTGATGGCGATCCTGGCGCTGTGTTCGTCGCTGCGGGATCTGCGCAACCGGCTCGGCCGCATCGTCGTCGGCTACGACAGCGACGGCGAAGCGGTGACCGCGGAGCAGCTCAAGGCCGCGGGAGCGATGTGCGTGCAGCTGCGGGAGGCGGTCAAACCGAACCTGCTGCAGTCGGTGGAGCAGACTCCCGTTCTCATCCACTGTGGACCGTTCGGCAACATCGCGCACGGCAACTCGTCGGTGGTGGCCGACCTCGTGGGCATCCGGTGCGGCGACTACCTCGTCACGGAAGCCGGTTTCGGTGCCGACATGGGCGCCGAGCGGTTCTTCAACATCAAGTGCCGTGCGTCGGGGCTCGTGCCCGACGCCGCGGTGGTGGTGGCCACCGTGCGCGCGATGAAGGTGCACTCGGGCCGCTACCGCGTGGTGGCGGGACGGCCGTTGCCCGACGAGATGGTGCAGGAGAGCCCGGACGACGTGTACGCGGGCGCGGGGAACCTCCGCCGGCAGCTCGCCAACATCCGGGCACACGGTGTCACGCCGGTCGTGGCGGTGAACGCGTTCCCGGGCGACTTCGACAGCGAGCACAGGGCCATTCTGGACATCGCCGCCGAGGAGGGGGTGCGCGCGGCCGTGAGCACCCACGCCGCGAAGGGCGGCAAGGGGGCGGCCGAGCTCGCGGACGCCGTGGCGGCGGCCTGCGAGCAACCGGCGGAGTTCACCCACCTCTATCCGACGGACCTCCCGCTCGCGGAGAAGATCGACGTGGTGGCGCGGCGGATGTACGGCGCCGACGGCATCGACCTCAGCCCTCTCGCGCGACGGCAGCTCGACACCTACACGCGGTGCGGGTTCGATGCGTTGCCGGTGTGCATCGCCAAGACGCACCTGTCGTTGTCGGACGACCCGAGCCGCAAGGGCGCGCCCACCGGGTGGCGGCTTCCGGTGCGCGAGGTGCGGGCGTCGGCCGGTGCGGGCTTCGTCTACCCGATCTGCGGGGACATGCGCACGATGCCCGGCCTGTCCTCCCACCCGGCCGCGGAGCACATCGACATCGACGAGTCCGGTCAGGTGGTGGGGCTGGCGTGA
- a CDS encoding methylenetetrahydrofolate reductase: MGLRDRARGRGPAPRLPRRWLDEARFEVLPLDAVLDETAHLPENTTVTVTASPTRGLDATVQLCEKLAAQRLRVVPHLAARQVRDATHLRDVLDRLAAVETDEVFVIAGDASTAAGPFGDGLSLLRAIEESGRRPRRIGVPCYPEGHPTVPDDALWEALRAKQPHADYAVSQLCFDPGVVCRFLRAARQRGVTLPVLVGVAGVVSPAALLRVGSRVGVGDSLSFLRANRSTVAGLVSRHDPGRFLAGLADRAADGECAPAGLHFYTFNRVSATTAWLTAVRGSHTE, from the coding sequence ATGGGACTGAGAGACCGAGCTCGCGGTCGGGGTCCGGCACCGCGGCTGCCTCGCCGCTGGCTCGACGAGGCGCGGTTCGAGGTGCTGCCGCTGGACGCGGTGCTCGACGAGACGGCCCACCTGCCCGAGAACACGACGGTCACCGTCACCGCGTCGCCGACGCGCGGTCTCGACGCGACGGTGCAGTTGTGCGAGAAACTCGCCGCGCAACGGCTGCGGGTGGTCCCGCACCTGGCGGCGCGGCAGGTCCGCGACGCGACCCACCTGCGGGACGTGCTCGATCGGCTCGCGGCGGTCGAGACCGACGAGGTGTTCGTGATCGCCGGTGACGCGAGCACGGCTGCGGGGCCGTTCGGCGACGGGCTGTCGCTGCTGCGGGCGATCGAGGAGTCCGGCCGCCGGCCGAGGCGGATCGGGGTGCCGTGCTACCCGGAGGGGCATCCGACGGTGCCCGACGACGCGCTGTGGGAGGCGCTGCGGGCCAAGCAACCCCACGCCGACTACGCGGTGAGCCAGCTGTGTTTCGACCCGGGCGTCGTGTGCCGGTTCCTCCGCGCGGCCCGGCAGCGGGGTGTGACGCTGCCGGTGCTGGTCGGTGTGGCCGGTGTGGTGAGTCCCGCCGCGTTGCTGCGGGTCGGCTCGCGCGTCGGGGTGGGCGACTCGCTGTCGTTCCTGCGCGCGAACCGCTCGACGGTCGCCGGGCTCGTGTCGCGGCACGATCCCGGTCGTTTCCTCGCGGGCCTCGCCGACCGTGCCGCCGACGGAGAGTGTGCTCCCGCCGGGCTGCACTTCTACACGTTCAACCGCGTCAGCGCGACCACCGCGTGGCTGACCGCCGTCCGAGGTTCTCACACCGAGTGA